The nucleotide window TAAACATATATTGCCTAATACAATATTCCCTGTATTAATACAGGCATCAATGAGAATAGGTTCAATGGTTATAACTGCAGCAGTATTGAGTTTCCTTGGTGTAGGTGCTCCTCAGGGGTATGCAGATTGGGGATCGATACTGAATTATGCAAGAAACTGGATATTAGGTGGAACAGGTGGAGCATTTGAATACTGGTATACAATAGTATATCCTGGTACAGCAATGGTATTATTTGTATTAGCCTGGAACTTAGTTGGAGATGCATTAAGGGATATCTTTGATCCGAAACTACGCGGTTAGTTGAAAGGAGGAAAATAATGAAAGACCCAATATTAAAGGTCAATAATTTACATACATATTTTGATACAGAAGATGGTGAAGTAAGAGCTGTAAGAGGTGTGTCATTCGAAGTGCATGAAGGAGAAACATTGGCAATTGTTGGAGAATCAGGTTCTGGTAAATCTGTAACCTCATTAAGTATAATGAGATTGTTAGATGAAAATGGAAGAATAGCAGATGGAGAAATAATATATAAAGGAACAGATATAAGTAAAATTCCTGAAGATGATATGAGACATATCAGGGGAAAAGAAATAGCAATGATATTCCAGGAACCAATGACAGCATTAAATCCTGTATTTACAGTTGGAGATCAAATAATAGAAATGATAATGTTGCATATGGGCATGGATGCAAAATCTGCAAGAGAAAGAGCAATAGATTTATTAAGAAAGGTTGGAATACCAGAACCTGAAAAGCGTGTCGATCAATATCCGCACGAATTATCAGGTGGAATGAGACAAAGAGCAATGATAGCAATGGCATTATCCTGTAACCCGAAAGTATTAATAGCAGATGAACCAACAACAGCGCTCGATGTTACAATACAGGCTCAAATATTGGAATTAATGAAAGAATTGCAAAAAGAATATGGAATGGCAATAATATTTATTACACATGATCTTGGTGTAGTAGCAGAAATGTCAGATAAAGCAGCTGTAATGTATGCTGGAAAAGTAGTAGAATATGGAGATATAGTATCGGTATTTAAAAGACCAAAAAATCCATATACATGGGGATTGATGCAATCAATACCAAAATTGAATGATGAAGTTGACAGATTAATGTCAATTCCAGGAACAGTTCCAAATCCAAGAAAATTTCCAAAAGGATGTGGATTTTCTAATAGATGTTTCCTTGCAAAGGAAAAATGTAAAGATGAAATGCCAGAATTGATTGAAGTAGAAGCTGGACATTATTCAAGATGCTTCTATATTG belongs to Marinitoga sp. 1197 and includes:
- a CDS encoding ABC transporter ATP-binding protein is translated as MKDPILKVNNLHTYFDTEDGEVRAVRGVSFEVHEGETLAIVGESGSGKSVTSLSIMRLLDENGRIADGEIIYKGTDISKIPEDDMRHIRGKEIAMIFQEPMTALNPVFTVGDQIIEMIMLHMGMDAKSARERAIDLLRKVGIPEPEKRVDQYPHELSGGMRQRAMIAMALSCNPKVLIADEPTTALDVTIQAQILELMKELQKEYGMAIIFITHDLGVVAEMSDKAAVMYAGKVVEYGDIVSVFKRPKNPYTWGLMQSIPKLNDEVDRLMSIPGTVPNPRKFPKGCGFSNRCFLAKEKCKDEMPELIEVEAGHYSRCFYIEELEKEVEKTRAGGK